Proteins from one Parvibaculum lavamentivorans DS-1 genomic window:
- a CDS encoding SDR family NAD(P)-dependent oxidoreductase, which yields MEPIRKLSRSIAGKVALVTGAASGMGRATAHIFAGEGAKVAVLDLKHDRVDAVVAEIKAEGGEAHGWALDVADAEGIVRVVKEVEAHFGGLDILVNNAGLSTFRGISEPDYEDVWTLALDVMLTAHMRFVRAALPSLKKSGEGRIVNIASTEGFGATPGNSTYVAAKHGVIGLTRALAVELGREGVTVNCICPGPIRTGITSEIPDEHKEIFAKRRVPLRRYGFPEEVAHMTLSLVLPAASYLNGVAIPVDGGMLVKNA from the coding sequence ATGGAACCGATCCGCAAGCTCAGCCGCTCGATCGCGGGCAAGGTGGCGCTGGTCACGGGCGCAGCGAGCGGCATGGGCCGCGCCACCGCGCATATCTTCGCGGGCGAGGGCGCGAAAGTCGCCGTGCTGGATCTGAAGCACGATCGTGTCGATGCCGTCGTCGCCGAGATCAAGGCCGAGGGCGGCGAGGCGCATGGCTGGGCGCTCGATGTCGCCGACGCCGAAGGGATCGTCCGTGTCGTGAAGGAAGTGGAGGCGCATTTCGGCGGCCTCGATATTCTCGTCAACAATGCCGGCCTCTCGACCTTCCGCGGCATTTCCGAGCCCGATTATGAAGATGTCTGGACCCTGGCGCTCGACGTGATGCTGACCGCGCATATGCGTTTCGTGCGTGCGGCGCTGCCGTCGCTGAAGAAATCGGGCGAGGGCCGCATCGTCAACATCGCTTCCACCGAAGGCTTCGGCGCGACGCCCGGCAACTCCACCTATGTCGCCGCCAAGCATGGCGTCATCGGCCTCACCCGCGCGCTCGCCGTCGAGCTTGGCCGCGAGGGCGTCACGGTCAACTGCATCTGCCCCGGTCCGATCCGCACCGGCATCACCTCGGAGATACCGGACGAACATAAAGAGATCTTCGCCAAGCGCCGCGTGCCGCTCCGCCGCTATGGCTTCCCGGAAGAAGTCGCGCATATGACGCTCAGCCTCGTCCTCCCCGCCGCCTCCTACCTCAACGGCGTCGCCATTCCCGTCGATGGCGGCATGCTGGTGAAGAACGCTTGA